One Gossypium raimondii isolate GPD5lz chromosome 3, ASM2569854v1, whole genome shotgun sequence genomic window carries:
- the LOC105795502 gene encoding probable magnesium transporter NIPA4 isoform X1 encodes MAAVRRWSEGMSSDNIKGLVLAISSSLFIGASFIVKKKGLKKAGASGVRAGVGGYSYLLEPLWWFGMITMVVGEIANFAAYAFAPAILVTPLGALSIIISAVLAHIILREKLHTFGILGCALCVVGSTTIVLHAPQERQIESVTEVWDLATEPGFLFYTALVLTAVFTLIFHFVPQYGQTHIMVYIGVCSLVGSISVMSVKALGIALKLTFSGMNQLLYPQTWAFTLVVASCVITQMNYLNKALDTFNTAVVSPIYYVMFTSLTILASVIMFKDWDRQTPTQIITEMCGFITILSGTFLLHKTKDMVDDYVQSGPSLTTSISMRSLKHEEEDGFDEGVPLKRQDTSRIP; translated from the exons ATGGCAGCTGTGCGAAGATGGAGCGAGGGAATGTCCTCAGATAATATTAAGGGTTTGGTTTTAGCCATTTCTTCCAGTTTATTTATTGGGGCAAGTTTCATTGTTAAGAAAAAAGGCTTGAAGAAAGCTGGTGCTTCTGGCGTCAGGGCAG GAGTTGGAGGGTATTCGTACTTGCTTGAGCCACTTTGGTGGTTTGGCATGATAACAA TGGTCGTGGGGGAAATTGCTAATTTTGCTGCTTATGCATTCGCACCAGCCATCCTGGTCACTCCTCTTGGTGCACTCAGCATCATTATCAG TGCGGTACTTGCGCATATCATTTTGCGGGAAAAGTTACATACTTTTGGGATTCTTGGTTGTGCTTTGTGTGTTGTGGGCTCAACAACAATTGTGTTGCATGCTCCCCAAGAACGTCAGATTGAATCTGTAACAGAAGTTTGGGATCTTGCTACAGAGCCAG GATTTTTGTTTTACACAGCTCTGGTCTTAACAGCTGTCTTTACACTTATATTCCACTTTGTTCCACAATATGGACAGACACACATTATGGTTTACATTGGAGTTTGCTCTCTCGTGGGCTCCATTTCG GTCATGAGCGTTAAAGCACTTGGTATTGCCTTGAAGTTAACCTTTTCAGGAATGAATCAGCTTCTGTATCCGCAAACTTGGGCCTTTACTTTAGTTGTGGCTTCTTGTGTGATTACccaaatgaattatttaaacaag GCGCTTGATACTTTCAACACAGCTGTTGTTTCTCCTATATACTATGTTATGTTTACATCACTGACCATTTTGGCTAGTGTCATCATGTTTAAG GATTGGGATAGGCAGACTCCAACTCAGATTATAACAGAGATGTGTGGATTCATAACAATCCTTTCGGGAACTTTTCTTCTTCACAAAACCAAGGACATGGTCGATG ATTATGTTCAATCAGGTCCAAGTTTGACAACTTCTATATCAATGCGATCGTTAAAGCATGAAGAAGAGGATGGCTTTGATGAAGGTGTCCCTCTTAAACGGCAGGATACATCGAGAATACCTTAA
- the LOC105795500 gene encoding uncharacterized protein LOC105795500: MALDSDARKIFDLILLGEDVCLAVNESNSFKVECGELGKRLEVYFMAAQDIVRNRTHQNLFCRLFTSRIATDFQKLFHVLDASVTDMEWVVSLYEPQNRGRSCCKTDNSVSPTALVWSCIANIEMGSSLDDRIEACDRLASLVRHKDEYKHIIVEGGVDSLMKLLKENCPLVAHIAAANTLCLLANEDNEGTIMKEMVSTFIKSLSKTSPISKQTQAADLVASIAELNPESKQHDLIRENIIWQLVILLSSEQSTLELKISCSKALWKLAQGSVSNCRTLTETKGMLCLATLVAKEQGELRYNCIMIIKEITSIAESDNGFRSSAFTSSSPAAKAVVDELLRVIKELDDTKLRVPAIKSIGSLARSFLARQSRVIGPLVARLGNTDQDVAMEAAIALKKFVSTDNYLCSEHSKSIIEFEGVPLLMKLLNSGDKSTHPHVLALICYLAQHDSNSNVLIKAGALTALQTIDPEVITEYRELETLVPHTISKLQSYLTVEQQQTESSTGIKQFFTKQSKAVVATIGGRLKLLY, encoded by the exons ATGGCGTTGGATTCAGATGCTCGGAAAATTTTTGACCTGATACTGTTAGGGGAGGATGTTTGCTTAGCGGTTAACGAGTCCAATTCGTTCAAGGTGGAATGTGGTGAGTTGGGGAAGCGA CTCGAGGTTTACTTCATGGCGGCTCAGGATATAGTCCGCAACCGAACGCATCAAAACTTGTTTTGTAGACTCTTCACTAGCCGTATTGCAACCGATTTTCAAAAGCTCTTCCACGTTTTAGATGCTTCTGTCACCGATATGGAGTGGGTCGTTAGCCTGTATGAGCCCCAAAATAGAGGGAGATCATGCTGTAAAACAGATAATAGTGTGTCGCCTACTGCTTTGGTCTGGTCTTGCATTGCCAATATCGAAATGGGGTCTAGTTTAGATGATCGAATCGAGGCTTGTGATCGTCTTGCAtcactcgttcgacataaagaTGAGTATAAGCACATCATTGTTGAAGGTGGGGTAGATTCACTAATGAAGCTTTTGAAGGAGAATTGTCCCTTGGTTGCTCATATTGCTGCGGCTAATACACTTTGCCTTTTAGCTAATGAGGACAATGAAGGAACTATTATGAAGGAAATGGTTTCCACATTCATAAAAAGTTTATCGAAAACATCACCGATATCGAAACAAACGCAAGCTGCCGATTTGGTTGCCAGCATTGCAGAGCTTAACCCGGAATCGAAACAACACGATTTGATTCGAGAGAACATAATATGGCAGCTGGTGATCTTGCTGTCATCTGAACAATCAACGCTCGAGTTGAAGATTAGCTGTTCCAAGGCTTTATGGAAGCTTGCTCAAGGGAGCGTTTCCAATTGTCGGACTTTAACGGAAACGAAAGGAATGCTATGCTTAGCCACGTTAGTGGCAAAAGAACAAGGTGAACTACGGTATAATTGCATAATGATCATAAAGGAGATCACATCTATTGCTGAATCAGATAATGGTTTTCGAAGTTCCGCCTTCACGAGTTCTTCTCCAGCTGCAAAGGCGGTGGTTGACGAGCTATTGAGGGTAATCAAAGAGCTTGACGATACAAAACTAAGAGTTCCTGCAATTAAGTCAATTGGTTCATTGGCAAGGTCTTTCTTGGCCAGACAGAGTCGAGTGATCGGTCCATTGGTGGCTCGGCTGGGGAATACAGATCAAGATGTTGCAATGGAAGCTGCAATTGCATTGAAAAAATTCGTTTCCACCGATAATTACCTTTGTTCGGAGCATTCGAAGTCGATAATAGAATTCGAAGGTGTACCATTGTTGATGAAGTTACTAAATAGTGGGGATAAAAGCACCCATCCGCACGTATTAGCATTGATATGCTACCTTGCCCAACATGACAGCAATAGCAATGTTTTGATAAAAGCTGGAGCTTTAACTGCTCTTCAGACAATAGATCCCGAGGTCATTACAGAATATAGAGAGCTAGAAACATTGGTCCCTCACACAATATCCAAACTCCAATCCTATCTTACTGTGGAGCAGCAACAAACTGAGAGCTCAACGGGCATCAAACAGTTTTTTACAAAACAGAGCAAAGCAGTTGTTGCCACTATAGGAGGTCGATTAAAGCTGCTGTACTAA
- the LOC105796053 gene encoding uncharacterized protein LOC105796053, producing the protein MSSEQKKLMKNLLLDMILLGQDVCSAINRSNSFKVKCSELGMRVNRLLLMLRSLPRFLTSAAPFYLLSVNSIVVKLEDNFKVAQRVVHNCKPRRRLCRFFTGHIRISTDFQELFHVLDASITEMEWLVSHYEPQSKDRGSMYSPTVLVWSCIATVEMGPSLDDRIEAANRLASLVQQKDFEYKQLIFEGGLPSLIKLLKENSPVAHIAAANALCLLANEEEEKSGTIMKELIHTIASRLSRTSSRCGQKQAADLVADIAERNPELKLLRKRR; encoded by the coding sequence ATGAGTTCGGAGCAGAAGAAGCTGATGAAGAATCTTTTGCTCGATATGATACTGTTAGGGCAGGATGTTTGCTCAGCAATTAACAGGTCCAACTCCTTCAAGGTGAAATGCAGCGAGTTGGGAATGCGAGTGAATCGGCTCTTGCTAATGCTGCGTAGCCTGCCTCGGTTCCTCACTTCTGCTGCTCCCTTTTACTTGCTGTCAGTGAACAGCATAGTTGTCAAGCTCGAGGACAACTTCAAGGTAGCTCAGCGCGTTGTACACAATTGCAAGCCCCGACGTCGGCTTTGTAGATTCTTCACTGGCCATATCCGTATTTCAACCGATTTTCAAGAGCTCTTCCACGTTTTAGATGCTTCTATCACCGAAATGGAGTGGCTGGTTAGCCATTATGAGCCCCAAAGCAAAGACAGAGGCTCGATGTACTCCCCTACAGTTTTGGTCTGGTCTTGTATCGCCACTGTCGAAATGGGGCCAAGCTTAGATGATCGAATCGAGGCCGCTAATCGTCTTGCATCACTCGTTCAACAAAAAGATTTTGAGTATAAGCAGCTCATTTTTGAAGGTGGGTTACCTTCATTAATAAAGCTTTTGAAGGAGAATTCTCCGGTTGCTCATATTGCAGCCGCTAATGCACTTTGCCTTTTAGCTAATGAGGAGGAGGAAAAGAGTGGAACTATTATGAAGGAATTGATTCATACAATTGCAAGTCGTTTATCAAGAACATCTTCGAGATGCGGTCAAAAGCAAGCTGCCGACTTGGTTGCCGACATTGCAGAGCGTAACCCAGAGTTGAAACTGTTGCGGAAGCGacgataa
- the LOC105795502 gene encoding probable magnesium transporter NIPA4 isoform X2, translating to MAAVRRWSEGMSSDNIKGLVLAISSSLFIGASFIVKKKGLKKAGASGVRAGVGGYSYLLEPLWWFGMITMVVGEIANFAAYAFAPAILVTPLGALSIIISAVLAHIILREKLHTFGILGCALCVVGSTTIVLHAPQERQIESVTEVWDLATEPGFLFYTALVLTAVFTLIFHFVPQYGQTHIMVYIGVCSLVGSISVMSVKALGIALKLTFSGMNQLLYPQTWAFTLVVASCVITQMNYLNKALDTFNTAVVSPIYYVMFTSLTILASVIMFKDWDRQTPTQIITEMCGFITILSGTFLLHKTKDMVDGPSLTTSISMRSLKHEEEDGFDEGVPLKRQDTSRIP from the exons ATGGCAGCTGTGCGAAGATGGAGCGAGGGAATGTCCTCAGATAATATTAAGGGTTTGGTTTTAGCCATTTCTTCCAGTTTATTTATTGGGGCAAGTTTCATTGTTAAGAAAAAAGGCTTGAAGAAAGCTGGTGCTTCTGGCGTCAGGGCAG GAGTTGGAGGGTATTCGTACTTGCTTGAGCCACTTTGGTGGTTTGGCATGATAACAA TGGTCGTGGGGGAAATTGCTAATTTTGCTGCTTATGCATTCGCACCAGCCATCCTGGTCACTCCTCTTGGTGCACTCAGCATCATTATCAG TGCGGTACTTGCGCATATCATTTTGCGGGAAAAGTTACATACTTTTGGGATTCTTGGTTGTGCTTTGTGTGTTGTGGGCTCAACAACAATTGTGTTGCATGCTCCCCAAGAACGTCAGATTGAATCTGTAACAGAAGTTTGGGATCTTGCTACAGAGCCAG GATTTTTGTTTTACACAGCTCTGGTCTTAACAGCTGTCTTTACACTTATATTCCACTTTGTTCCACAATATGGACAGACACACATTATGGTTTACATTGGAGTTTGCTCTCTCGTGGGCTCCATTTCG GTCATGAGCGTTAAAGCACTTGGTATTGCCTTGAAGTTAACCTTTTCAGGAATGAATCAGCTTCTGTATCCGCAAACTTGGGCCTTTACTTTAGTTGTGGCTTCTTGTGTGATTACccaaatgaattatttaaacaag GCGCTTGATACTTTCAACACAGCTGTTGTTTCTCCTATATACTATGTTATGTTTACATCACTGACCATTTTGGCTAGTGTCATCATGTTTAAG GATTGGGATAGGCAGACTCCAACTCAGATTATAACAGAGATGTGTGGATTCATAACAATCCTTTCGGGAACTTTTCTTCTTCACAAAACCAAGGACATGGTCGATG GTCCAAGTTTGACAACTTCTATATCAATGCGATCGTTAAAGCATGAAGAAGAGGATGGCTTTGATGAAGGTGTCCCTCTTAAACGGCAGGATACATCGAGAATACCTTAA
- the LOC105795502 gene encoding probable magnesium transporter NIPA3 isoform X3, which produces MAAVRRWSEGMSSDNIKGLVLAISSSLFIGASFIVKKKGLKKAGASGVRAGVGGYSYLLEPLWWFGMITMVVGEIANFAAYAFAPAILVTPLGALSIIISAVLAHIILREKLHTFGILGCALCVVGSTTIVLHAPQERQIESVTEVWDLATEPGFLFYTALVLTAVFTLIFHFVPQYGQTHIMVYIGVCSLVGSISVMSVKALGIALKLTFSGMNQLLYPQTWAFTLVVASCVITQMNYLNKALDTFNTAVVSPIYYVMFTSLTILASVIMFKLSGG; this is translated from the exons ATGGCAGCTGTGCGAAGATGGAGCGAGGGAATGTCCTCAGATAATATTAAGGGTTTGGTTTTAGCCATTTCTTCCAGTTTATTTATTGGGGCAAGTTTCATTGTTAAGAAAAAAGGCTTGAAGAAAGCTGGTGCTTCTGGCGTCAGGGCAG GAGTTGGAGGGTATTCGTACTTGCTTGAGCCACTTTGGTGGTTTGGCATGATAACAA TGGTCGTGGGGGAAATTGCTAATTTTGCTGCTTATGCATTCGCACCAGCCATCCTGGTCACTCCTCTTGGTGCACTCAGCATCATTATCAG TGCGGTACTTGCGCATATCATTTTGCGGGAAAAGTTACATACTTTTGGGATTCTTGGTTGTGCTTTGTGTGTTGTGGGCTCAACAACAATTGTGTTGCATGCTCCCCAAGAACGTCAGATTGAATCTGTAACAGAAGTTTGGGATCTTGCTACAGAGCCAG GATTTTTGTTTTACACAGCTCTGGTCTTAACAGCTGTCTTTACACTTATATTCCACTTTGTTCCACAATATGGACAGACACACATTATGGTTTACATTGGAGTTTGCTCTCTCGTGGGCTCCATTTCG GTCATGAGCGTTAAAGCACTTGGTATTGCCTTGAAGTTAACCTTTTCAGGAATGAATCAGCTTCTGTATCCGCAAACTTGGGCCTTTACTTTAGTTGTGGCTTCTTGTGTGATTACccaaatgaattatttaaacaag GCGCTTGATACTTTCAACACAGCTGTTGTTTCTCCTATATACTATGTTATGTTTACATCACTGACCATTTTGGCTAGTGTCATCATGTTTAAG CTTTCTGGTGGTTGA